The sequence AAACACCGCATAAGTATCAGTAACTTAGACTTGAGACTTGTTAAAAACAGGTCGCAATATATTACGTAACATGCAAATTAAGCGAGAACATGTATTTCAGGGGTTATGAGGGACCCAATTCGAGTCATCTTAGATTCCTGCGTGGGTACAAAAATGGATATTTTGGTGTCCTCAGTCACTCACGGGCACCACCACCATGTATTTCGTCAACAATTACACCCCCCCTCTCCCTAAGGGACCTGTCACCTTGCCTGATCCAACTAAACCATACGATGTAAATTTTGTTTTCCTGTGAAAGATTTAGAAACAGACCGAGTGAAAGTGGTCCCGTACATTGTGAGCAATTTATGTCTTATTTGTCCGATAACTATTATTCACGGACAGTAGCCCCATTTACATGCTGTTGCCGTGTTCAACGCTATTACTGCAAACCCGGAGGTTATGCGCTATATGCCGTGCTCTACCCCAGCCACAATTGAAGAATTCGAAGTATTTTGCGAAGTTTCGTATCGGCTTGATACCAGTCGTTGTCTTTACGTAATTTTAGACAAGACTAAACTTGCTCTTGCTGACGAGGCGGATGCCAATAAAGGTCTGTCCTCCTTACTTACAGCTCACGTATACTAAGCACCCGGGTAGTTAGCAGCGCTCTCTTGGGTACCCTGGCATACATAAACGCTTCACGTGAATTATCAACGATCGAACCTGGATTCATCATTATCTTTCCCCAGTTCCAGCGTACTCATGTAAACACTCACGCAGTTGGGCTACTAATGCAGTATGCCCTCAATCAACCAA comes from Rhizoctonia solani chromosome 4, complete sequence and encodes:
- a CDS encoding GNAT family acetyltransferase translates to MYFVNNYTPPLPKGPVTLPDPTKPYDPHLHAVAVFNAITANPEVMRYMPCSTPATIEEFEVFCEVSYRLDTSRCLYVILDKTKLALADEADANKVSSALLGTLAYINASRELSTIEPGFIIIFPQFQRTHVNTHAVGLLMQYALNQPSEGGLGLRRCQWQAHASNLPSPKAAERLGFKPEGTLRWNRVLPPERESSAPFRADDSLGMPGRHTAMLAICWDDWENGGKEHLQRLIDRKS